The stretch of DNA GTCGGCGAGCATCGGGAACGGGAGATCGTACCGCCGGTTCCAGACGAGCGCCCGCCCGCGGACGTCGGGCAGGACGGGGACGACCTCGATCCCGCGGGCCGCGAACTCGTCGTAGCGATCCGACAGGTCCTCGACGAGCGCGCGGGAGCGCGGACAGTAGTGGTTCCGTAGCAGGACCGCGATCACGTGGTCGTGCTCCCGCGCGAGGTCCGCCGACCCGAGGACCTCGCGGCCGGCTCCGACGTTGTGCAGGTCGAACTCGACGCCTCGATCGGTCTCTGGTTCCCGCTCGTCCACGTCGGCCACCCGGCGAAAACTCAGTTGTACCACTTCATCAAACTTTCCGTCGGCCCGCGTCAGGGCTCGTAGTCCGACCCGACGACCGATCGGATGCGGTCGGCGGTCACCTCGCCGATCCCCTCGACGCCGAGCAGGTCCGCCTCGTCCGCGGTCATCACCGCCTCGACGCTGCCGAAGTGGTCGAGCAGACTGCGTGCGGTGACGGGACCGACCTCCGCGACGCTCGCCACCACGTACTCCTGTTGTTCGGCCAGGGTCTTGGACTGTTTCTCCCCGTGGACGCTGACCTCCCGGTCCCCCTCGTCCTGTTCGCGCTCGGCGATGACCGCGAGGAGGTCGGCCGTCTCGGCCTCGCCCTCGGTCCGGAGGACGCTGGCGCCGAAATCGACCGACAGGGCGGCCAGCGCACCGTCGATGGCCTTCCGGTGGACGTTCCGGCGGCCGTAGAGGTCCCCGCCCTCGACGACGACGACGGGGCGGGCGTAGTGGCGGGTGGCGTCGCCGACCTGCTCGAACATCGACCGGTCGCCGCCGGTCAGCGTGTCGAGGAAGTCCGCGACCGTCTTCCGCTCGACGACCACCCGGTCCGAGAGGACGTAGTCGCCCACCGCCAGCGTCTCCAGTCGGGTCTCGATCCCCTCGCGGGTCGAGAGGTCCCGGGCGATCGTCGAGTCCAGCTCCCGCTGGTCGGCGACGATCTCGACGGCGTCCGCGCCGTCACCGGCGGTCGCGACGGTGCCGTCGGACTCGTCGCCGCCCCCGGCGGCCACGTCCTCGCCGGCGAAGTCGGCGAGCCCGGCCTGCCCGTCGTCGCCCCCGGTTTCAACTGGAGCGGCGGCCGACCCACCGGTGTCGCCGCCGTCCCCGCCACCCTCGCCGCCCGCCGATCCGGACCCGGCTCCACCGGAACCGGTCCCCTGGCCGTCCTCGTACTCGGCGAGGCCGGTCTGTTCCAGCCGCGCTTCGAGGTCGCCGGCGACGCTCTTGAGGTTCTGGAGCTCCTGTCGCATCCGCTTCTGGTCGTTGCGGGCCTTCCAGAAGTAGGCCTCGTCGCGGGTGTCCTCGGCCAGCAGGACCACCACGCGGCCCTCGGCCTGGCGGCCGGTCCGGCCCTTCCGCTGGATGGCCCGGATCGCGGTGGGGACGGGCTCGTAGAACAGCACGAGGTCGACCTCGGGGACGTCCAGCCCCTCCTCGGCGACCGAGGTCGAGACCAGCACCTCGAACTCCCCGTTCCGGAACCGATCCAGGGTCTCCTGTTGCTCGGTCTGGGTCATCCCCTCGCTGCCCTCGGTGTCGCTCTGGCCGACGAACTTCTCCGTGTCGAAGTGCCCGTCCAGGAAGTCCACCAGCGTCTCGGCGGTGTCCCGGGATTCGGTGAAGACGATGACCCGCTCGCCGTTCTCGATGCCCAGCGTCTCCGCGAGCAACATCCTGGTCTGCCGGAACTTCGGGTGGAGGTCGTCGTACTCCTCGGCGCGACGCATCGCCTCCCGGATCTTCGGTTCGCTGACGAGCCGCTGGTCGGCCTTCGAGGCCCCCGACGAGCGGGCGGCCTCCTTCAGGCGCTCGAAGTACCGCCGCAGGGACTCGACGCTCTGGGTCTCGACGTACGTCACCGCAGTCCGGAGTTTGCGGATCTCCGCCAGCAGGCTCATCCCCTGGTAGCCCTCGCTCTGGTCGTTGTCCATCAGCTGCCGGAGGTCGGCCTGGATGCGCTGGATCTCCCGCTCGGAGAGGTCCGGCGAGGACTTGTTCGTCACGCCCAGCTCGCGCAACTGGTCCAGCCGGTCCGCGACGACCTCGTTGATCGCGTCCCGGATCTCCAGGACCACCTCGGGCAGTTCGACGCGCTTCCAGTCGACGCTGGTGTCGTGGGTGTACTCGGCCACGTCGGCGTCGTCCTCGGTCATCACCGCCACCTCCGAGAGGCCGAGGTTCTCACAGACCTCCAGGATGGCCTCCTCGTCGTCGCCCGGCGAGGCGCTCATCCCCGTCGCCAGCGGGTCCGCGGCGTCGGCGTGGTAGCGGTCGGCGATGTAGTTGTAGGCGTAGTCGCCGGTCGCGCGGTGACACTCGTCGAAGGTGCAGTGGGTCACCTCGGCGAGGTCGATCCGGTTGCCCACGAGGTCGTTCTCGACGACCTGGGGCGTCGCCATCACGATCCTCGCGTCGTCCCACAGTTCCGCCCGGTCGTCCGGTCGGACCTCGCCGGTGAACACCACGACGTCGTCGTCGGGGACCTCCAGGGCCGCGCGGTAGAACTCGGCGTGTTGCTGGACGAGCGGCTTCGTCGGCGCGAGCAGCAGGGACTTGCCCCCGACGGCGTCCAGTCGCCGGGCGGTCACGAGCAGCGAGACGGTCGTCTTGCCCAGTCCCGTCGGGAGACAGACCAGCGTGTGCCCGCCGGCGGCGGTGTCGGCGAGTTCGACCTGGTAGCGGCGGTCCTCGAGGAACCCTTCGGTCAGCAGGGGGTGGTCGAGCGCGTCGCCGCTCCCGGTGTCAGTCGTCGCCATCGGCGTGTCGTTGGCCCCGCCGGCGGTTAAGGGTTCAGGTACCACGGCGGAACTGAAACGGCGGGCCTCGGCCCCGCTCAGACGCGGTCGTCGGCTCGCGGGCGACCGGCTACGCCGGGGCCGTCACGTTCGCCAGCACGGTCACGCCGACCCACATCGCGACCGCGGAGAACACCGGGATCGAGAAGTTGTCGTCGACCACGAACCCGCGCACCGTCGGCTTGACGCCGTCGGCGAAGGTGGCCGCCACGCCCCCGAGGACCGCCGCGGCGGGCGGGACGAACGGCGCGGCCAAAAGCGTACAGACGCCGAACATCGCGAGCAACACCCACGTCTGCTTGACCGCGCTGGCGTCCGCGGACCCCAGCAGGCCGCTGATGGGGTCCCCGATCGCGAGCATCAGCATCGCGGGGACCGCGATCGCCGTGTCGAACCCCGGCAACCCGACGGCGGCGGCGACCAGCCCCATCCCGACCATGTACAGCGCGTAGCCGGCGGGGTTGTCCTGTTCGTACTCGCGGGTCAGCCGGTCGTAGATGGCCCAGTCGAGCCCGACGAAGAG from Haloarcula litorea encodes:
- a CDS encoding redoxin domain-containing protein: MADVDEREPETDRGVEFDLHNVGAGREVLGSADLAREHDHVIAVLLRNHYCPRSRALVEDLSDRYDEFAARGIEVVPVLPDVRGRALVWNRRYDLPFPMLADPRVEIADGGTPDEFDAFRSVRRTLPRLPGVAVFECVDDRLRIVPRHDEPTPRDAPTIDSLLARVDARRDGETADPSGEIGADS
- a CDS encoding DEAD/DEAH box helicase, translating into MATTDTGSGDALDHPLLTEGFLEDRRYQVELADTAAGGHTLVCLPTGLGKTTVSLLVTARRLDAVGGKSLLLAPTKPLVQQHAEFYRAALEVPDDDVVVFTGEVRPDDRAELWDDARIVMATPQVVENDLVGNRIDLAEVTHCTFDECHRATGDYAYNYIADRYHADAADPLATGMSASPGDDEEAILEVCENLGLSEVAVMTEDDADVAEYTHDTSVDWKRVELPEVVLEIRDAINEVVADRLDQLRELGVTNKSSPDLSEREIQRIQADLRQLMDNDQSEGYQGMSLLAEIRKLRTAVTYVETQSVESLRRYFERLKEAARSSGASKADQRLVSEPKIREAMRRAEEYDDLHPKFRQTRMLLAETLGIENGERVIVFTESRDTAETLVDFLDGHFDTEKFVGQSDTEGSEGMTQTEQQETLDRFRNGEFEVLVSTSVAEEGLDVPEVDLVLFYEPVPTAIRAIQRKGRTGRQAEGRVVVLLAEDTRDEAYFWKARNDQKRMRQELQNLKSVAGDLEARLEQTGLAEYEDGQGTGSGGAGSGSAGGEGGGDGGDTGGSAAAPVETGGDDGQAGLADFAGEDVAAGGGDESDGTVATAGDGADAVEIVADQRELDSTIARDLSTREGIETRLETLAVGDYVLSDRVVVERKTVADFLDTLTGGDRSMFEQVGDATRHYARPVVVVEGGDLYGRRNVHRKAIDGALAALSVDFGASVLRTEGEAETADLLAVIAEREQDEGDREVSVHGEKQSKTLAEQQEYVVASVAEVGPVTARSLLDHFGSVEAVMTADEADLLGVEGIGEVTADRIRSVVGSDYEP
- a CDS encoding dolichol kinase, with the protein product MADEVARRLVHATGATVPLSHLLAPDLVTWRVVQWFMFVCVVVAVALEYARLFVGLDWAIYDRLTREYEQDNPAGYALYMVGMGLVAAAVGLPGFDTAIAVPAMLMLAIGDPISGLLGSADASAVKQTWVLLAMFGVCTLLAAPFVPPAAAVLGGVAATFADGVKPTVRGFVVDDNFSIPVFSAVAMWVGVTVLANVTAPA